The Mangifera indica cultivar Alphonso chromosome 8, CATAS_Mindica_2.1, whole genome shotgun sequence genome has a window encoding:
- the LOC123223928 gene encoding uridine kinase-like protein 1, chloroplastic isoform X3 has product MPEETISIDYVMEKASGPHFSGLRIDGPASSPSASAAADVNAPKQPFVIGVSGGTASGKTTVCDMIIQQLHDHRVVLVNQDSFYRGLTPEESKHVNEYNFDHPDAFDTEQLLDCIKTLKSGQSYQVPIYNFKKHCRCSDSFRQVNASDVIILEGILVFHDQRVRNLMNMKIFVDADADVRLARRIRRDTVERGRDVDSVLKQKYADVIIPRGGENHVAINLIVQHIHTKLGLHDLCKIYPNVHVIQSTFQIRGMHTLIRDREISKHDFVFYSDRLIRLVVEHGLGHLPFTEKQVVTPTGSFYTGVDFCKKLCGVSIVRSGESMENALRACCKGIKIGKFLIHRDGDNGKQLIYEKLPKDISERHVLLLDPVLATGNSANQAIELLIQKGVPESRIIFLNLISAPEGIHCVCKRFPSMKIVTSEIDVGLNEEFRVIPGMGEFGDRYFGTDD; this is encoded by the exons ATGCCTGAAGAAACCATTTCGATAGACTACGTGATGGAGAAGGCTTCCGGACCTCACTTCTCCGGCCTCCGCATCGACGGCCCTGCTTCATCGCCTTCGGCTTCCGCCGCAGCCGACGTTAACGCTCCCAAACAACCCTTTGTTATCG GAGTCTCGGGTGGTACAGCTTCAGGTAAGACCACGGTTTGTGATATGATCATCCAACAACTTCATGATCATCGTGTTGTCCTTGTCAATCAG GATTCATTTTATCGTGGTTTGACACCTGAAGAATCAAAACATGTAAATGAGTATAATTTTGATCATCCTG ATGCTTTTGACACTGAGCAGCTTCTTGATTGCATTAAAACGCTCAAATCTGGGCAATCTTACCAAGTTCcgatttataattttaagaaacaCTGTCGCTGTTCTGATAGTTTTCGGCAG GTGAATGCTTCTGATGTTATTATCCTGGAAGGCATACTGGTTTTCCATGATCAACGTGTCCGCAACTTGATGAACATGAAGATTTTTGTTGACGCAG ATGCTGATGTGAGGCTTGCTCGTAGAATTAGACGTGACACAGTTGAGAGGGGTAGGGATGTAGACTCTGTTCTCAAACAG AAGTATGCAGATGTAATCATACCCCGCGGAGGTGAAAATCATGTTGCCATAAATTTGATTGTGCAACATATCCACACAAAGCTTGGGCTGCATGATCTCTGTAAAATATATCCCAATGTCCATGTGATTCAGTCAACATTCCAG ATTAGAGGTATGCATACACTGATACGAGACAGGGAGatatcaaagcatgattttgtGTTTTACTCTGATCGACTTATCCGTCTG GTTGTGGAGCATGGTCTTGGCCATCTTCCATTCACTGAAAAGCAAGTAGTTACTCCTACAG GATCCTTTTATACTGGGGTTGATTTTTGCAAGAAGTTGTGCGGAGTCTCCATTGTTCGTAG TGGTGAGAGCATGGAAAATGCATTGCGTGCATGCTGCAAAGGaattaaaattggaaaatttcTGATTCATCGTGACGGAGATAATGGTAAACAG TTAATATATGAGAAGCTTCCCAAGGATATTTCAGAACGGCATGTCCTGCTTCTTGACCCTGTTCTTGCCACAG GGAACTCTGCTAACCAAGCTATTGAACTACTCATACAGAAAGGAGTACCAGAATCCCGTATTATATTCCTCAACCTTATCTCT GCTCCAGAAGGAATTCATTGTGTTTGTAAAAGGTTTCCGTCTATGAAAATTGTCACTTCCGAAATTGATGTTGGTTTGAATGAAGAATTCCGAGTAATCCCTGGTATGGGTGAGTTTGGTGATCGTTACTTTGGCACTGACGACTGA
- the LOC123223928 gene encoding uridine kinase-like protein 1, chloroplastic isoform X4 — protein MPEETISIDYVMEKASGPHFSGLRIDGPASSPSASAAADVNAPKQPFVIGVSGGTASGKTTVCDMIIQQLHDHRVVLVNQDSFYRGLTPEESKHVNEYNFDHPDAFDTEQLLDCIKTLKSGQSYQVPIYNFKKHCRCSDSFRQVNASDVIILEGILVFHDQRVRNLMNMKIFVDADADVRLARRIRRDTVERGRDVDSVLKQYADVIIPRGGENHVAINLIVQHIHTKLGLHDLCKIYPNVHVIQSTFQIRGMHTLIRDREISKHDFVFYSDRLIRLVVEHGLGHLPFTEKQVVTPTGSFYTGVDFCKKLCGVSIVRSGESMENALRACCKGIKIGKFLIHRDGDNGKQLIYEKLPKDISERHVLLLDPVLATGNSANQAIELLIQKGVPESRIIFLNLISAPEGIHCVCKRFPSMKIVTSEIDVGLNEEFRVIPGMGEFGDRYFGTDD, from the exons ATGCCTGAAGAAACCATTTCGATAGACTACGTGATGGAGAAGGCTTCCGGACCTCACTTCTCCGGCCTCCGCATCGACGGCCCTGCTTCATCGCCTTCGGCTTCCGCCGCAGCCGACGTTAACGCTCCCAAACAACCCTTTGTTATCG GAGTCTCGGGTGGTACAGCTTCAGGTAAGACCACGGTTTGTGATATGATCATCCAACAACTTCATGATCATCGTGTTGTCCTTGTCAATCAG GATTCATTTTATCGTGGTTTGACACCTGAAGAATCAAAACATGTAAATGAGTATAATTTTGATCATCCTG ATGCTTTTGACACTGAGCAGCTTCTTGATTGCATTAAAACGCTCAAATCTGGGCAATCTTACCAAGTTCcgatttataattttaagaaacaCTGTCGCTGTTCTGATAGTTTTCGGCAG GTGAATGCTTCTGATGTTATTATCCTGGAAGGCATACTGGTTTTCCATGATCAACGTGTCCGCAACTTGATGAACATGAAGATTTTTGTTGACGCAG ATGCTGATGTGAGGCTTGCTCGTAGAATTAGACGTGACACAGTTGAGAGGGGTAGGGATGTAGACTCTGTTCTCAAACAG TATGCAGATGTAATCATACCCCGCGGAGGTGAAAATCATGTTGCCATAAATTTGATTGTGCAACATATCCACACAAAGCTTGGGCTGCATGATCTCTGTAAAATATATCCCAATGTCCATGTGATTCAGTCAACATTCCAG ATTAGAGGTATGCATACACTGATACGAGACAGGGAGatatcaaagcatgattttgtGTTTTACTCTGATCGACTTATCCGTCTG GTTGTGGAGCATGGTCTTGGCCATCTTCCATTCACTGAAAAGCAAGTAGTTACTCCTACAG GATCCTTTTATACTGGGGTTGATTTTTGCAAGAAGTTGTGCGGAGTCTCCATTGTTCGTAG TGGTGAGAGCATGGAAAATGCATTGCGTGCATGCTGCAAAGGaattaaaattggaaaatttcTGATTCATCGTGACGGAGATAATGGTAAACAG TTAATATATGAGAAGCTTCCCAAGGATATTTCAGAACGGCATGTCCTGCTTCTTGACCCTGTTCTTGCCACAG GGAACTCTGCTAACCAAGCTATTGAACTACTCATACAGAAAGGAGTACCAGAATCCCGTATTATATTCCTCAACCTTATCTCT GCTCCAGAAGGAATTCATTGTGTTTGTAAAAGGTTTCCGTCTATGAAAATTGTCACTTCCGAAATTGATGTTGGTTTGAATGAAGAATTCCGAGTAATCCCTGGTATGGGTGAGTTTGGTGATCGTTACTTTGGCACTGACGACTGA
- the LOC123223928 gene encoding uridine kinase-like protein 1, chloroplastic isoform X2 produces MPEETISIDYVMEKASGPHFSGLRIDGPASSPSASAAADVNAPKQPFVIGVSGGTASGKTTVCDMIIQQLHDHRVVLVNQDSFYRGLTPEESKHVNEYNFDHPDAFDTEQLLDCIKTLKSGQSYQVPIYNFKKHCRCSDSFRQVNASDVIILEGILVFHDQRVRNLMNMKIFVDADADVRLARRIRRDTVERGRDVDSVLKQYAKFVKPAFEDFVLPSKKYADVIIPRGGENHVAINLIVQHIHTKLGLHDLCKIYPNVHVIQSTFQIRGMHTLIRDREISKHDFVFYSDRLIRLVVEHGLGHLPFTEKQVVTPTGSFYTGVDFCKKLCGVSIVRSGESMENALRACCKGIKIGKFLIHRDGDNGKQLIYEKLPKDISERHVLLLDPVLATGNSANQAIELLIQKGVPESRIIFLNLISAPEGIHCVCKRFPSMKIVTSEIDVGLNEEFRVIPGMGEFGDRYFGTDD; encoded by the exons ATGCCTGAAGAAACCATTTCGATAGACTACGTGATGGAGAAGGCTTCCGGACCTCACTTCTCCGGCCTCCGCATCGACGGCCCTGCTTCATCGCCTTCGGCTTCCGCCGCAGCCGACGTTAACGCTCCCAAACAACCCTTTGTTATCG GAGTCTCGGGTGGTACAGCTTCAGGTAAGACCACGGTTTGTGATATGATCATCCAACAACTTCATGATCATCGTGTTGTCCTTGTCAATCAG GATTCATTTTATCGTGGTTTGACACCTGAAGAATCAAAACATGTAAATGAGTATAATTTTGATCATCCTG ATGCTTTTGACACTGAGCAGCTTCTTGATTGCATTAAAACGCTCAAATCTGGGCAATCTTACCAAGTTCcgatttataattttaagaaacaCTGTCGCTGTTCTGATAGTTTTCGGCAG GTGAATGCTTCTGATGTTATTATCCTGGAAGGCATACTGGTTTTCCATGATCAACGTGTCCGCAACTTGATGAACATGAAGATTTTTGTTGACGCAG ATGCTGATGTGAGGCTTGCTCGTAGAATTAGACGTGACACAGTTGAGAGGGGTAGGGATGTAGACTCTGTTCTCAAACAG TATGCCAAGTTTGTGAAACCTGCCTTTGAAGATTTTGTTCTTCCATCAAAGAAGTATGCAGATGTAATCATACCCCGCGGAGGTGAAAATCATGTTGCCATAAATTTGATTGTGCAACATATCCACACAAAGCTTGGGCTGCATGATCTCTGTAAAATATATCCCAATGTCCATGTGATTCAGTCAACATTCCAG ATTAGAGGTATGCATACACTGATACGAGACAGGGAGatatcaaagcatgattttgtGTTTTACTCTGATCGACTTATCCGTCTG GTTGTGGAGCATGGTCTTGGCCATCTTCCATTCACTGAAAAGCAAGTAGTTACTCCTACAG GATCCTTTTATACTGGGGTTGATTTTTGCAAGAAGTTGTGCGGAGTCTCCATTGTTCGTAG TGGTGAGAGCATGGAAAATGCATTGCGTGCATGCTGCAAAGGaattaaaattggaaaatttcTGATTCATCGTGACGGAGATAATGGTAAACAG TTAATATATGAGAAGCTTCCCAAGGATATTTCAGAACGGCATGTCCTGCTTCTTGACCCTGTTCTTGCCACAG GGAACTCTGCTAACCAAGCTATTGAACTACTCATACAGAAAGGAGTACCAGAATCCCGTATTATATTCCTCAACCTTATCTCT GCTCCAGAAGGAATTCATTGTGTTTGTAAAAGGTTTCCGTCTATGAAAATTGTCACTTCCGAAATTGATGTTGGTTTGAATGAAGAATTCCGAGTAATCCCTGGTATGGGTGAGTTTGGTGATCGTTACTTTGGCACTGACGACTGA
- the LOC123223928 gene encoding uridine kinase-like protein 1, chloroplastic isoform X1, which yields MPEETISIDYVMEKASGPHFSGLRIDGPASSPSASAAADVNAPKQPFVIGVSGGTASGKTTVCDMIIQQLHDHRVVLVNQDSFYRGLTPEESKHVNEYNFDHPDAFDTEQLLDCIKTLKSGQSYQVPIYNFKKHCRCSDSFRQVNASDVIILEGILVFHDQRVRNLMNMKIFVDADADVRLARRIRRDTVERGRDVDSVLKQQYAKFVKPAFEDFVLPSKKYADVIIPRGGENHVAINLIVQHIHTKLGLHDLCKIYPNVHVIQSTFQIRGMHTLIRDREISKHDFVFYSDRLIRLVVEHGLGHLPFTEKQVVTPTGSFYTGVDFCKKLCGVSIVRSGESMENALRACCKGIKIGKFLIHRDGDNGKQLIYEKLPKDISERHVLLLDPVLATGNSANQAIELLIQKGVPESRIIFLNLISAPEGIHCVCKRFPSMKIVTSEIDVGLNEEFRVIPGMGEFGDRYFGTDD from the exons ATGCCTGAAGAAACCATTTCGATAGACTACGTGATGGAGAAGGCTTCCGGACCTCACTTCTCCGGCCTCCGCATCGACGGCCCTGCTTCATCGCCTTCGGCTTCCGCCGCAGCCGACGTTAACGCTCCCAAACAACCCTTTGTTATCG GAGTCTCGGGTGGTACAGCTTCAGGTAAGACCACGGTTTGTGATATGATCATCCAACAACTTCATGATCATCGTGTTGTCCTTGTCAATCAG GATTCATTTTATCGTGGTTTGACACCTGAAGAATCAAAACATGTAAATGAGTATAATTTTGATCATCCTG ATGCTTTTGACACTGAGCAGCTTCTTGATTGCATTAAAACGCTCAAATCTGGGCAATCTTACCAAGTTCcgatttataattttaagaaacaCTGTCGCTGTTCTGATAGTTTTCGGCAG GTGAATGCTTCTGATGTTATTATCCTGGAAGGCATACTGGTTTTCCATGATCAACGTGTCCGCAACTTGATGAACATGAAGATTTTTGTTGACGCAG ATGCTGATGTGAGGCTTGCTCGTAGAATTAGACGTGACACAGTTGAGAGGGGTAGGGATGTAGACTCTGTTCTCAAACAG CAGTATGCCAAGTTTGTGAAACCTGCCTTTGAAGATTTTGTTCTTCCATCAAAGAAGTATGCAGATGTAATCATACCCCGCGGAGGTGAAAATCATGTTGCCATAAATTTGATTGTGCAACATATCCACACAAAGCTTGGGCTGCATGATCTCTGTAAAATATATCCCAATGTCCATGTGATTCAGTCAACATTCCAG ATTAGAGGTATGCATACACTGATACGAGACAGGGAGatatcaaagcatgattttgtGTTTTACTCTGATCGACTTATCCGTCTG GTTGTGGAGCATGGTCTTGGCCATCTTCCATTCACTGAAAAGCAAGTAGTTACTCCTACAG GATCCTTTTATACTGGGGTTGATTTTTGCAAGAAGTTGTGCGGAGTCTCCATTGTTCGTAG TGGTGAGAGCATGGAAAATGCATTGCGTGCATGCTGCAAAGGaattaaaattggaaaatttcTGATTCATCGTGACGGAGATAATGGTAAACAG TTAATATATGAGAAGCTTCCCAAGGATATTTCAGAACGGCATGTCCTGCTTCTTGACCCTGTTCTTGCCACAG GGAACTCTGCTAACCAAGCTATTGAACTACTCATACAGAAAGGAGTACCAGAATCCCGTATTATATTCCTCAACCTTATCTCT GCTCCAGAAGGAATTCATTGTGTTTGTAAAAGGTTTCCGTCTATGAAAATTGTCACTTCCGAAATTGATGTTGGTTTGAATGAAGAATTCCGAGTAATCCCTGGTATGGGTGAGTTTGGTGATCGTTACTTTGGCACTGACGACTGA
- the LOC123223928 gene encoding uridine kinase-like protein 1, chloroplastic isoform X5, whose amino-acid sequence MPEETISIDYVMEKASGPHFSGLRIDGPASSPSASAAADVNAPKQPFVIGVSGGTASGKTTVCDMIIQQLHDHRVVLVNQDSFYRGLTPEESKHVNEYNFDHPDAFDTEQLLDCIKTLKSGQSYQVPIYNFKKHCRCSDSFRQVNASDVIILEGILVFHDQRVRNLMNMKIFVDADADVRLARRIRRDTVERGRDVDSVLKQQYAKFVKPAFEDFVLPSKKYADVIIPRGGENHVAINLIVQHIHTKLGLHDLCKIYPNVHVIQSTFQIRGMHTLIRDREISKHDFVFYSDRLIRLVVEHGLGHLPFTEKQVVTPTGSFYTGVDFCKKLCGVSIVRSGESMENALRACCKGIKIGKFLIHRDGDNGKQLIYEKLPKDISERHVLLLDPVLATGNSANQAIELLIQKGVPESRSRRNSLCL is encoded by the exons ATGCCTGAAGAAACCATTTCGATAGACTACGTGATGGAGAAGGCTTCCGGACCTCACTTCTCCGGCCTCCGCATCGACGGCCCTGCTTCATCGCCTTCGGCTTCCGCCGCAGCCGACGTTAACGCTCCCAAACAACCCTTTGTTATCG GAGTCTCGGGTGGTACAGCTTCAGGTAAGACCACGGTTTGTGATATGATCATCCAACAACTTCATGATCATCGTGTTGTCCTTGTCAATCAG GATTCATTTTATCGTGGTTTGACACCTGAAGAATCAAAACATGTAAATGAGTATAATTTTGATCATCCTG ATGCTTTTGACACTGAGCAGCTTCTTGATTGCATTAAAACGCTCAAATCTGGGCAATCTTACCAAGTTCcgatttataattttaagaaacaCTGTCGCTGTTCTGATAGTTTTCGGCAG GTGAATGCTTCTGATGTTATTATCCTGGAAGGCATACTGGTTTTCCATGATCAACGTGTCCGCAACTTGATGAACATGAAGATTTTTGTTGACGCAG ATGCTGATGTGAGGCTTGCTCGTAGAATTAGACGTGACACAGTTGAGAGGGGTAGGGATGTAGACTCTGTTCTCAAACAG CAGTATGCCAAGTTTGTGAAACCTGCCTTTGAAGATTTTGTTCTTCCATCAAAGAAGTATGCAGATGTAATCATACCCCGCGGAGGTGAAAATCATGTTGCCATAAATTTGATTGTGCAACATATCCACACAAAGCTTGGGCTGCATGATCTCTGTAAAATATATCCCAATGTCCATGTGATTCAGTCAACATTCCAG ATTAGAGGTATGCATACACTGATACGAGACAGGGAGatatcaaagcatgattttgtGTTTTACTCTGATCGACTTATCCGTCTG GTTGTGGAGCATGGTCTTGGCCATCTTCCATTCACTGAAAAGCAAGTAGTTACTCCTACAG GATCCTTTTATACTGGGGTTGATTTTTGCAAGAAGTTGTGCGGAGTCTCCATTGTTCGTAG TGGTGAGAGCATGGAAAATGCATTGCGTGCATGCTGCAAAGGaattaaaattggaaaatttcTGATTCATCGTGACGGAGATAATGGTAAACAG TTAATATATGAGAAGCTTCCCAAGGATATTTCAGAACGGCATGTCCTGCTTCTTGACCCTGTTCTTGCCACAG GGAACTCTGCTAACCAAGCTATTGAACTACTCATACAGAAAGGAGTACCAGAATCCC GCTCCAGAAGGAATTCATTGTGTTTGTAA
- the LOC123223928 gene encoding uridine kinase-like protein 1, chloroplastic isoform X6, producing the protein MPEETISIDYVMEKASGPHFSGLRIDGPASSPSASAAADVNAPKQPFVIGVSGGTASGKTTVCDMIIQQLHDHRVVLVNQDSFYRGLTPEESKHVNEYNFDHPDAFDTEQLLDCIKTLKSGQSYQVPIYNFKKHCRCSDSFRQVNASDVIILEGILVFHDQRVRNLMNMKIFVDADADVRLARRIRRDTVERGRDVDSVLKQQYAKFVKPAFEDFVLPSKKYADVIIPRGGENHVAINLIVQHIHTKLGLHDLCKIYPNVHVIQSTFQIRGMHTLIRDREISKHDFVFYSDRLIRLVVEHGLGHLPFTEKQVVTPTGSFYTGVDFCKKLCGVSIVRSGESMENALRACCKGIKIGKFLIHRDGDNGKQSSICSPI; encoded by the exons ATGCCTGAAGAAACCATTTCGATAGACTACGTGATGGAGAAGGCTTCCGGACCTCACTTCTCCGGCCTCCGCATCGACGGCCCTGCTTCATCGCCTTCGGCTTCCGCCGCAGCCGACGTTAACGCTCCCAAACAACCCTTTGTTATCG GAGTCTCGGGTGGTACAGCTTCAGGTAAGACCACGGTTTGTGATATGATCATCCAACAACTTCATGATCATCGTGTTGTCCTTGTCAATCAG GATTCATTTTATCGTGGTTTGACACCTGAAGAATCAAAACATGTAAATGAGTATAATTTTGATCATCCTG ATGCTTTTGACACTGAGCAGCTTCTTGATTGCATTAAAACGCTCAAATCTGGGCAATCTTACCAAGTTCcgatttataattttaagaaacaCTGTCGCTGTTCTGATAGTTTTCGGCAG GTGAATGCTTCTGATGTTATTATCCTGGAAGGCATACTGGTTTTCCATGATCAACGTGTCCGCAACTTGATGAACATGAAGATTTTTGTTGACGCAG ATGCTGATGTGAGGCTTGCTCGTAGAATTAGACGTGACACAGTTGAGAGGGGTAGGGATGTAGACTCTGTTCTCAAACAG CAGTATGCCAAGTTTGTGAAACCTGCCTTTGAAGATTTTGTTCTTCCATCAAAGAAGTATGCAGATGTAATCATACCCCGCGGAGGTGAAAATCATGTTGCCATAAATTTGATTGTGCAACATATCCACACAAAGCTTGGGCTGCATGATCTCTGTAAAATATATCCCAATGTCCATGTGATTCAGTCAACATTCCAG ATTAGAGGTATGCATACACTGATACGAGACAGGGAGatatcaaagcatgattttgtGTTTTACTCTGATCGACTTATCCGTCTG GTTGTGGAGCATGGTCTTGGCCATCTTCCATTCACTGAAAAGCAAGTAGTTACTCCTACAG GATCCTTTTATACTGGGGTTGATTTTTGCAAGAAGTTGTGCGGAGTCTCCATTGTTCGTAG TGGTGAGAGCATGGAAAATGCATTGCGTGCATGCTGCAAAGGaattaaaattggaaaatttcTGATTCATCGTGACGGAGATAATGGTAAACAG tctTCAATTTGCTCACCAATATGA
- the LOC123224488 gene encoding blue copper protein-like: protein MERMCRVFLALLLGAIFSKEASAAQHVVGGSQGWVESADLSSWASGETFKVGDQLVFKYSSGLHSVVELASESAYKNCDLGTSLNSMNTGNDVVKLDKPGTRYFACGTSGHCDQGMKVKITTVSGSAPSTPSTSGASAITPFASILVAIGLLYML from the exons ATGGAGCGAATGTGCAGGGTTTTCTTGGCATTGCTGCTTGGTGCAATATTCAGTAAAGAGGCTTCAGCAGCTCAACATGTTGTTGGGGGCAGCCAGGGTTGGGTTGAATCTGCAGATCTCAGTTCGTGGGCATCCGGGGAGACATTTAAGGTCGGCGATCAACTTG TTTTCAAGTATAGCTCAGGGCTTCACAGCGTGGTTGAACTAGCGAGTGAGAGTGCCTACAAGAACTGCGACCTGGGAACATCATTGAACTCTATGAACACTGGAAATGATGTGGTGAAATTGGACAAGCCTGGTACTCGTTACTTTGCTTGTGGCACATCAGGCCACTGCGACCAGGGCATGAAGGTCAAAATCACCACGGTTTCTGGCAGCGCCCCATCTACACCATCAACTTCCGGAGCCTCTGCGATCACCCCATTTGCTTCCATTTTGGTGGCAATCGGTTTGCTTTATATGTTATGA
- the LOC123224487 gene encoding triacylglycerol lipase 2, translating to MAHLRGLLSFCILLLLVVQPHQAYGSARGSFRRTRTDPVMLQESGICASSVIVHGYECQEIYVTTKDGYILNMQRIPEGRFASGNTIKKQPVLIQHGVLVDGMTWLLNPPEQNLPLILADNGFDVWIANARGTRFSRQHTSLDATQPEYWNWSWDELVTYDMPTFFDYIHNQTGQKVNYVGHSLGTLIALASFSEGLQVDKLKSAALLSPIAYLSYMNTALGLLAAKAFVGEITTIVFGLAEFNPKEQPVEGFLKSLCANPGVDCYDLLSSLTGINCCLNASTVDLFLKNEPQSTSTKNMIHLSQTVRDKVIAKFNYERPDHNLIHYGTLTPPAYNISNIPRDIPLFVSYGGNDALSDVKDVQDLLDSFKFHDVDKLSVQFIKNYAHADFIMGINAKDIVYNQVLSFFKRQQP from the exons ATGGCTCATCTCCGTGGCCTGTTGAGCTTCTGTATTCTACTTCTTCTGGTGGTTCAGCCCCATCAAGCATATGGCTCAGCCCGTGGCTCATTTCGCCGGACCAGAACTGATCCTGTAATGTTGCAAGAGAGTGGCATATGCGCTTCTTCTGTGATTGTACATGGCTACGAATGCCAGGAGATTTAT GTGACAACCAAAGATGGATATATTCTTAATATGCAGAGAATTCCAGAAGGGCGTTTTGCCAGTGGCAACACGATTAAGAAGCAGCCAGTGTTGATACAACATGGAGTCCTAGTG GATGGAATGACATGGCTTCTAAATCCACCTGAACAAAATCTGCCTTTGATTTTAGCTGATAATGGGTTCGATGTGTGGATTGCTAACGCTAGAGGAACCAGATTCAGCCGGCAACATACTTCCCTTGATGCCACTCAACCG GAGTACTGGAATTGGTCATGGGATGAATTGGTGACCTATGATATGCCAACCTTTTTCGATTATATACACAACCAAACAGGGCAAAAAGTTAATTACGTTGGGCATTCACTG GGAACTCTCATAGCTTTAGCATCCTTCTCCGAAGGTTTACAGGTGGATAAGCTGAAATCAGCAGCGTTGTTAAGTCCCATTGCTTATTTGAGCTACATGAACACAGCTCTTGGGCTTCTTGCTGCCAAAGCCTTTGTTGGAGAG ATCACTACGATAGTATTTGGCCTCGCAGAGTTCAATCCGAAAGA GCAACCTGTAGAAGGCTTTCTCAAGTCACTCTGTGCTAATCCTGGAGTTGACTGTTATGATTTATTATCCTCCCTCACTGGAATAAATTGCTGTCTCAATGCTTCAACCGTCGATCTCTTCCTCAAAAACGAGCCTCAATCaacatcaaccaaaaacatGATTCACTTGTCTCAGA CTGTTCGGGATAAAGTGATTGCGAAGTTCAACTATGAGAGACCTGACCACAATCTGATACATTATGGGACACTCACACCGCCAGCTTATAACATCTCCAACATCCCTCGAGACATTCCTCTGTTTGTGAGCTATGGAGGCAACGATGCGCTTTCAGACGTTAAAGATGTTCAGGATTTACTCGACAGCTTCAAGTTCCATGATGTAGACAAGCTCAGCGTTcagttcataaaaaattatgccCATGCAGATTTTATCATGGGGATTAATGCTAAGGATATTGTGTATAATCAAGTTCTGTCTTTCTTCAAACGTCAACAGCCATAG
- the LOC123224453 gene encoding uncharacterized protein At3g27210-like has protein sequence MGSCVSSMREQTPQKLNMSSFGSKSHDLVIPPTPIKEKPPHGFPPINDWPALTGRGLGSKEEIFFDSRAWLDSDCDDDFYSVNGDFTPSRGNTPVHQAFSTRKLQVNETLSTDKNHGSSSETSLTGKKMKLAELFKQSIREAPEDQPVDGQNTTVHQILANGDMEFQPTSLTLPPKSTNGTPYLSGVNSLCGSERTANDDPITDKKPMGSVQCCLPSLISRRNFGERKKKMSPAPAVAVNG, from the exons ATGGGTTCATGTGTATCATCAATGCGTGAGCAAACTCCACAGAAACTTAACATGTCTTCATTTGGCTCCAAAAGTCATGACCTTGTTATTCCACCTACACCCATCAAAGAAAAGCCGCCCCATGGTTTCCCTCCAATCAACGATTGGCCAGCTCTCACTGGTAGAGGCCTTG GTAGTAAAGAGGAAATATTTTTTGATTCTCGAGCTTGGTTAGATTCTGATTGTGATGATGACTTCTACAGTGTCAATGGAG ATTTTACGCCATCTCGTGGCAATACCCCAGTTCATCAGGCCTTCTCTACAAGGAAACTTCAAGTCAATGAAACCCTGTCAACAGACAAAAATCATGGTTCAAGTTCAGAAACATCTCTGAcaggaaagaaaatgaaactagCAGAACTATTCAAGCAGAGCATTAGAGAAGCTCCTGAAGACCAACCTGTTGACGGGCAAAATACTACAGTCCACCAGATTTTGGCAAATGGGGACATGGAATTCCAGCCAACCTCGCTAACTCTACCTCCAAAATCCACAAATGGTACCCCATACCTGTCTGGAGTGAACTCTTTGTGTGGCAGTGAAAGGACTGCTAATGATGATCCTATAACAGACAAAAAGCCAATGGGGTCTGTGCAGTGTTGCCTTCCAAGCTTGATTTCACGCCGTAATTTCGgtgagaggaagaagaagatgagccCTGCCCCTGCTGTAGCAGTAAATggttaa